The sequence AGAAAGAACATTTCTATCGAgctaattctgtattttttgttgATCACGTTGGGACACAAATTTGCTCCAGGGCTTTTCTCTGATGACACAAGAGGTCTTTGTGGTGTTTGGGAGATGATACCGGGGCTCAGGGGTGGGTCGTACACAGACTCCtcaccaggcacagcagagcctggtgcaTACAGTGGCCTCAGTTCAGAGTGCATGAAGTTGCCCCTGGGTGGGTTGGGGATCACAggtcccctgggctgggtttggtgagTTTTTCTCTAAGGCCAGCAGTGAACTCTACAGATTCCAGGGGCACTGCTAGACAGCTCTGCTCTAGCAGGACTTGTGCTCCTTGAGCTTCACCCTGGgttcagctcagagctcatctcAAAACATGGGTAGctgaggagatttttgtttcataatcataattgtttttctcttatgctttttttttttttcactttaaacagtttaaaaatcacGAGGAGGTAAGCGAACAACCTGCTGTGCTACTGGATTCTGTATTTACCATTTGCTAAAGAGACCCTATGAGAGAGGAAGCAATACCCTACTGGAAGGTGGTGTTCAGACAAAATTGGCTTTCTGGCTCCCACCTGACCAGCTTTTGTTGGGAGTAAAGCATATGCTGTTATACCTGAAATCCACAGTGGAGAACTTCAGCAGTGTAAGAGAAATATTGTAATAATATTGTGGTtatgtttggtttattttcatgtagaaGGTACAAATGACTTAGCTGTTAAAACTTAGGTTCCAGTTCTGTAGCTCTTTTTTCTGTACTTGTCTCTGCGGCTACACAGCATCGTACAAAACTGCATGTAATTTGTAAACAAATGTCAGTTCTTACTATTGAGGAGCCTTGGATTTACTTTGCATGGGTTACCTTGCTGATCGGTGTGAGTGCAAATAAACTCGAGATTTTAATCCAGCTCCTGGGTCTCCCTAAGAAGCCTTTGCAGAAAGTAAAATTCACTGGCCTGTGTACCTCCAAATgtcatatatataatgtataaatgaatatatatatatatgtataaatgaAATTCTATCACTATTTATTTGGCAACCTGAGACTTCTCTTAGAATCAGGTTTCTACATAGGGAAGTGGTTCCTTCCCCCAGAAGAGTTCTAAGTTCTAAGTAGATTTTAGTTAACTCCTATTCCTCTTGTATACCCTTACCCttctgctccatcctcctgtTTTCTTCACTTCCAAGATGTCTTTATTTTCATAGCTTGGTAAAACTTTGGGTCGTCAACTTGTTGACCTCTGTGTGGATATGCTGAGCATCTTGTTGTGCCGGGGCAATCAAATAAAGCTGGAACACCAGCAGAAACCAGAAGAGCATCAGGCTGATGCGCATCTCTTTATGGATGAGGAGTCTCTGATGACAGAAGTGTCTTCAAATGACAAGGTACCAAATCCCTTCATGCAGAGGTACCTGTTAGTAAACTTGGATATGGCTGATTCTCTAGGGAATAGTTTTGTGGTTGCTAAACTGCTGTCTGTCACGTTCTCATTTCTTAAACAGCTTTTAATTTCAAGCAGGTTTCcttgggtttgtttgggatctgacttcattttttttcagggattttcaGAGTTTTGTGGAGcatatttttgggtttttttcagggattttcacggtgattttttgggttttcttcagcaatttttggggtttttttcagggattttcatttttccccccaagacTTTTATGGTgatttttggagttttcttcAATTGATACCATTAAAAACGCAGGGGAAGGAGATTCCCCCTCAATTTAAACACAGAcaattacagaaaagaaaatgttttctgtcaacttaaaattattttctcctaatAATGCGGGAAATCTCCTAGACCAAATCTGCCACCACCTAGAAACCTGGCTGTTTTTGAGTGCCAACTGCCCCCACTAAACTGCCATCCCTATACTGGGGGTTGAGTTTCCTTTCAGAAGGAAACAGGTCCATGTCCCAGCGACCAGGCTTTCAACTGATAAAATTCCAACGGGAGCAGGATTTCTACTAGACCCAAGATACCATCACTTAGAACGCTGGCTGCCTTTGGAGTGCCCAACGCCTCCTCCAAACTCATAGCATTAACCTGAGAGGTTGAGTTCTGTTTCACAGGGAAAAGAGCCGTCGTTTGCAGCCTGGAATGGTGCCGCTAAAGCAGACTGGCCAAAAATCTCGGATACGTGACGCAGACGTGTGCTCTGCGTACAAAGAGTCCGGTGAGGGGCTCGGTCGGTAAGCACGGACATTCGAGTCCGAGGTGACGGCACCTGAAGCCCACCATACTTGGCTGCTTGTGCAGTAAGAGAGCCACGATGACATCAAGCCGCGAGGAGGGTCTGTAATGCGCCAGGCTAGCCTTCGGCAACACAGCCGAAGCCGGCCTCCGGCACACACCACCACCTCTGGCAGCCGCGGCACCGGCGCCAGCACCGGCCGCACCCTGACGTCACGGCCGGAAAAACGTCACTGCAAGAAAAACGTCACTGCCGGAAGCGACGTCATGCTGCCGGAAGCTCCCGCGGGCGCTCGGTTCCGGTGCCGGCCATGAGCAAGCGCAAAGCTCCCCAGGAGAGCCCCAACGAGGGCATCACCGACTTTCTCACCGGTAAGTGTGTGCATTCGGTCGGTGCCGTGGGTGGAAAGGGCCGCGGCCCGGCTGCTCTCACCGCGGTTCTCCTTCAGAACTGGCCAACTACGAGCGCAACGTGAACCGGGCCATCCACAAGTACAACGCGTACAGGTACCGCCCCCCTCCCGCCGCACCCCGGCCCGGGCCCCGGTCCGCTCGTGCGTTGATCGGCACTGTTTCGCAGGAAAGCGGCATCCGTCATTTCTCGGTATCCGAGCAAGATACGAAGCGGGGCTGAAGCCAAGAAGCTGGTAGGTGCTCGTGCCCGGGTTGCCGGCCGGAGGATCTGGGGCAGCCGCAGCGGGGACGAGGTGCCGGGGGTTCCTGGGAAGCCTGGGGGGCAACCCCGCTTCTGCCAACGCCTCTTTCCGGTACCCGAGCCAGAGTtcggggacagggacaaggtgTGGCCACTGTGCGGGTGTCAGAGCTGGAATTGGGCATCCCGTCTGAGTCTGTGCCTGTAAAAATatctttcccctttcctgtcTTACTTCTTTGTTAATTCAGAGGTCTTGAGCAGTAAGAATCAAAGCCTTGTTCAAACTTATTGATTGGGAGTAACTTGATATAGCCCTTGCATTACAGTGTTTATGCCGTTTATATTGTACCATTGAATTCTTGTGCTCTTTTATGGTCCAGTAAAAGATCCAAGTGGTCTTGGGTACCCTATAGTTCTTTCTGGGCTCTGAATTCTAGGTAGTTTTCCTTGCTTCCCACGTATAATGACTTCAAGTGATTTTGAAGTTAACTTGTTTGTACTCATCCCCCAATATTTAGGATGGAGTAGGTGCTAAAATAGCTGAAAAGATAGACGAGTTCTTATCCACTGGAAAACTACGCAAATTGGAAAAGGTGGgtttctttctcttgttctcTCTTTCTCGACAGTTGCTTTTTTTGATAACTTGCAAGGTAGCCTGCTAATTTTGCACATTTCTGTTGTTGTCCTGGAGAGTGTTAGGAGGATGAACACAAGAGTGTATGGTAAGTAGAAAGCAAGAAATTAGAAGCTCAGCCAAACCTCAAAACTGTCTATTCATGAAAATGTTTTAGGTAACATAAGCAGCGTGTGCAGGTCTTCTGTCAGGAGTGGAATTCTCTTGCTGGAAGGCTGTGGAGTTCTGTGCTCTGGGCCTGCTCTTCGCCTTGGCGTGGCTGGCTGGTGGCTAGGTGGTTTTCAGGCTGGTTACTTGTGGTGGTGTTGGGATGTGCCCTACTACCCTTGGTACAGTTTTGCAGTGACTTACTGTGAACCTCCAAACTAGAGTCCGACTCAGCTGTTTTATCTTCTcaaggattctttttttttttgtttgtttattgtaAATGGAGTAAAGAAGGATTTGAGTTAcgttgttttgtttttgtagatTCGACAAGATGACACAAGTGCTTCTATCAATCTCCTGACACGAGTCACTGGCATTGGGTAAAAGTTtattggggtgttttttgggatttctttttcccttttcctgttcaTTTGATAGACTTACGAGCAGAATTGGGGTGATTGCACATCATGAAGAGAATGAGCCTGAGCTGCTGATGTAATACCCACACTGACACACACACTGTAGTCATGATTACATGATTGAGTGAGACAAAAGGCTATGTAGAATCATGAGTTACAGACTTTGTGGTAACAAAGTGGAAGTGGGAAGCTCCTGTGTGCAAgctgagagggaaaggagagagatgCAGGTCAAGAGTGGAACTGTGAAAGTCCAAAGTGGAAATGAGACTCTGGCCACAGGGTTTTTGTAGAAGGAGGAACACAGCCTCAAAGCgggcaacaaaacaaaaataagcaaacaaaaaagcccatCAGAACTCTGCTGCAATGTTATCATGCATTTGGTATTATTGTCTGAAGCAATATTGCCTATTTGgtgtaatttatttaattttctacaaCTATACATCACTGTATAGTTACATTAATACTAAAAAATGTGCAGGCCGAGCTTTGGATCTCTGCTGACCGAAAGCTTAAGCTGAAAATGAGTATATTAAAAAGATATAAACGTCACAAGCAACCTCAGTCTTGCCTTGAAGAACCTGGACAGTTATAAATAATTCAAATGTCCTGTTCAGTGTTGTAAGATTTTTGCTGATGCCAGATTGCCTTGTCTCTTtgcagtcctgctgctgctagAAAGTTTGTCGAGGAAGGAATTAAGACTTTAGAAGGTAAGTGTGGATATGGGGCCTTGGTTCACACTTTCTGTCAAGCTGCCTCTTCTACTGTGGTACTGTGGTAAAATATATGCCCTAGGCTTTGAGGAGGGTGTGTAAGAGGCTAAAGTTAGTATACAGGTTTAAGGCATTTTATACATAACCAAAGTAAAGTATATGCAGGTTACATGGAAGGTAACGAGGATTTTGGCTGTTTTGTGCTTTATTAAGGCTCTGTCGAAAGTGCTCCGTGCATTTGTGGTCATCCTATCAGCTGTTGTGTCAGTATTTTGAAATTCCCTCTTTTGAGGCTGTATTCTCATTGCCTATTCTTTACATGCATCATCTGTGCGTTGGTGGAAAGTTACTGTAAGATTTTTCGTCCTCGATTAActattttgtttgggttttttttctagatcTAAGAAAAATTGAGCACAAGCTGACCCATCACCAGCGAATTGGGTTGAAGTAAGCTTTCTTGGGTACAAGTGCTTGGTGTTTTCAATGACTCCTTCAGACACCAGGATGTAATGTAAGGTTACACGGACTGGGTAAAGTTGACTTCTCTCTGTGCTCTACATGCTTTTCAGCAGTTATTTAGAGGTTTTGTTTCATTGGAGTTGGAAGACTTGGCCTCTGTTCAGAGGGTAGCTAATATCAAGTGACTTCCTAGTTAGCTCACCTCCAGAGAATCTCTTTAGCGAGGCTGTGGTGTTGTTTCTTTGCAATCTGCATAGAAGTGGCTAGAAGCCCGGGCTATTTTTTTATGTGCTGTGAGAAAGATAAGACCTTTGCGTGTCTCATCTTGAGAATGCTGCACAGAATGTGTTTGTCCCTCAGTATTCATCAGCTTAAATGCTGTTTGTTGAGTGTCTCTTCAGTGTGGTAGTTCTGGAAGAACTATAGCCATGTTTCTCAGAGGCTTCAGGTGAACCAATCAAGCCAAATGGTGTTTCACTTGCCCTCTTTTTCAGTCAGGAAGCATGCTGACAATCTGAATTCTACAGTGGAAGGCAAGTATATCTGGAGCTGTATTTGAATTGCGAGCTTTCATTTAGCTCCTTCCAGCAGAGGTGACCTCTGAGGATGGGCAAGGGACTGGTTCCTCCTGCTTGCTGGTGGGCTGAGTTTTGtcagaaatgttttgtgttttcagagGGCTGTGGAAGTGTTAAGCAATTGGTTATATGGCCATACTCCTCCCGCCTCATACCAGCTCTTTGTATACAGTGGAAATAGTGAGACCACATTCTGAGCATTGTCAAGCTCGCAGTTCTGAGTTTTTACCCTGCAAGATGTTTTCTAAGATGTTTGATAAGAGTCAGGAGCTCTTTGTGATGGGATAGTAGTGTAAGTTAGTATTCTTTCCTCTGATATACATTTAATTGACTCAAATTTTAAGATGCCGCCCTTGCCACTCTTTCAGATActtctatatttatatttgcagATACTTTGAAGATTTTGAGAAGAGAATCCCGAGGGAAGAAATGCTTCAAATGCAGGTAAGAATCTCATTGTTAAGAATGTGAGGTTCTGATAGCCAGTGAATGAATGGCAACTCTAAAtacacttctttcttttttacataGGAAATTGTGCTCAAAGAGATAAAGAAGCTGGACCCAAACTATATTGCTACAGTCTGTGGCAGTTTTAGGCGAGGTTGGTACTCTGTGAtcctgttgtttttattttgggataATAAGCAAGACAGATTACTATGTAGGTTGTTCCCCACAGAATCTATGCTGGAACCTGGCCTTTCCTGTTAGTATTGTCTTGACTAGCTAGTTCAGTAATGAGACACCACCTAAATCCTTCCTTCTCCACCCTTCCCCCATAAAGAGTAGTATGTTGTAACGTGGATTGTGTTGTCTTTACATTAACAACATTTGTGCTTCATTGCTATAGAGTACAGCAATATTGAAATATCTTGAATATTTTCTTAGGTATGGGGAATATAAACttcttgatgaaaaaaaaatggttctTTTGCTTTAAGAGTATCTTTTTGTTTGCTAATATCTTGAGTAGTGACCATTTTCTGCTAGAATAACATGCTTACAAGAAGAGGTAAGATGTGTGTTCACCAACATTCATATACATTGCCACAcagagaaggatttttctttgcttctttcttgCCTAGGTGCAGAGTCAAGTGGCGATATGGATGTTCTCCTAACCCATCCCAGTTTCACATCTGAATCATCCAAGCAGGTACTTCTCAGATGCTGTGGATCAGTACTGTATATTGCACATAGTCTCAGACTTGTATTGCAGCTTCTTGTGGTTTTGTATTTACTGTAATGTTGAATTTTTCTCTTGGATCACTGTTTATTTTGAGGAGTTACAATTACTTCTCAAATCCATGTATTATGTTGCATTTCTCTTACAGAACTAGTCAATATGCTTATTTTTACCCTTCTGTCCATCCTCTTCCTGTCACACGTTTCCCACCCACTTGAATTCATGTGTTTTTATAATGCAGAGCTGTAAAGCTTGCTGGTAGACTGAGTATCTCTTTGTGTAACCATAGTCATTTAGGTGATAGGAAACTGTCCTGCTGCCCTTTTGATCTTTTGGGATGAACTCTGAAGTAGTATTAAtgacagtgttttgtttttttttcttgtgctccTTCTATAGATTAATTGTTTAAAAGCTGAATTAGATTTGCCATTTCCAACTAAAGGCAATCTCATGTGGGGTATTAGTAGAAATGGTTTTTATGTTGCGCAACTGTAATCTTATTAGCTTTTTCCCAGTACTATTGTTACATCCATTTGGGTCAAATTTTATCTAGAATAGCACATATAATTATGATCATGTCCTGTACTTATAGGAGCCTCTGCCAAGTAAATAGGTAAGATATTCTTGTTTTTTGTGAagtaatttcttctttgttaTCATTGTTCCTAGTCAAAACTTTTGCGTCAGGTTGTAGAACAACTGGAAAAAGTCCACTTTGTCACAGATATGCTATCTAAAGGTGACACAAAATTCATGGTAAGAGCTTTTTTAGTGGTGAAGGATGTTGTGGAGGAGTCCTGTAATCCTTCCTGGTGcaataaaaatttaagaagCAGTTATATGTATGCTACATTGAACAGCAGTTCTTATAACAGTacaataaaaatttaagaagCAGTTATATGTATGCTACATTGAACAGCAGTTCTTATAACAGTGTAAAATAGTGATTCGCTGTATTCTGATATCTGACTGTtctagtaaaatatttattcaattCAGCAGAGATTTAACTTTGCTTTCCAGGATGACTGAGAATTATTTAGAGGTTGTTTAGGGGTGGGGGAGGTAAAGATGGTTCTCAAATCTGTTCAGTTCCATCTGAATTTCTCACTTGCCTTACTTCCTCACAGGGTGTCTGTCAGCTGCCAGATAAAGAAGATGGAACAGCCTATCCGCATCGGAGAATTGATATCCGGTACACGCGTCAAAACCCCCCCCAACCCACACCCCTGGCTTACCTGTCTGCTACAGAGTAGGCGTTTGCATCAATTTTTGCACTCAGATCTTTACTTCCATGTTCAGAAAACGGCATTTACTAGGTCACTAATGCCTTTGCAGAGTGGCAGCCCCTGGACAACTGCCAATTACTACAACAGGTTATTAGCAATAATGTTGTGCTTCAAATCATGGTATTCTATTCAGATATAGAATTGTGTCCTTTTTTACCATCCTGCTTTGACGTTGATTCTCAGCAGAAGTGCGAGCACTGTAACCAGGTAGTGACTGAGCACCAGTAACTTCTGGGTAAGGGTAGATATGCTGAACCTTTCGCTGTCCCATCTGGCAggtgggaaaataaaatgtatgaaGTTGCAGAATGTAGACACATAAACACAAAGTAAACCTACACGTGTCTGAATGACTGAATTCTAAATGGCTTGTTACTTCTTAGTTATATATTCATTCTAAGTCTTCACTTCTACTTTTGTGTTCTAGGCTTATCCCAAAAGATCAGTATTACTGTGGTGTGCTGTATTTCACAGGAAGTGATATATTCAATAAGAACATGAGAGCTCATGCTCTGGAAATGGGCTTCACAATCAATGAATATACAATACGCCGCTTAGGAGTTACTGGTCAGTCTGGGCTTTTGCACAGAGTATTCTTTCTAGTTACGCGCTTTGTGTCATCTCCTTCAATTGGTTGCGATGTTTTGGAAATACTTCTGATAAATGCTGTAGTTTGTGAATTTTTTCACAGTGTCCTTTTTCTGTACTGGTCGCCATTACAGCAAGAAGAGGCAGCCTGCTTACAATAGGCAGCTCTGTGGCACAAAGTTAACTCTGGGCCTTCAAATCTACTTAATGTCTTACtgatttaaagatttttttctgtaccaTGCACAGCACATATTTGGTTTCCTATTCTTTTCACAGGGCATGTCATGTCCTTcaattgctttgctttggagGAGAGGTGACTATATATACCCGCACACAATTATAACTTTATTGAAAACTGCATAGCTACATGGCCCCAAAGTTAATTCATTACCTTATTTCCTTTGAGTCTAGTAAGAATCAATATGTAAACACTATGAAAATTTCACAGAGGGTAGAGGGGCCattctgggtgggatttttagGTCTTTTACTACAGCAGTTTTGTCTTAATCTTGAAATGCTTTTGTCATTTCTGAATGGTACAGACTTTCCACCTTTCAAATAGCCTGTATAATTTGCTTGCAGGAGTTGCTGGTGAGGCCCTGCCAGTAGAGTGTGAAAAAGACATCTTTGACTATATCCAGTGGAAATACCGAGAGCCAAAGGATCGGAGTGAATAACTTAACTGCTTGTCTACTGTCTACTTGTCTGCTTGCTACTGTTTGTAGTCTAGAGAGATGTTTTCATGATGCAGTAGTATGTAAGGTAACTAGAAGTTAACGTGGTACTGTGTGAAGTATTCTCATGCCTCATTGTAAAAATACATAAAGCTGATGTATTTAGTATTTTCTTCAGTAATCAGTGGGAATAAACAAATTGAATATTCCATCATGACTATGTAATGTATTTTATTAGCTGTAATTTTAGAAGATCAAAAAGCAGTAACACGTGCTTACCGTGTTTACAAATGTTtcctgggcagcacagagcattACACTGATGCTTCCAACAGGTAGCCCAGAAGACTACTTTGTCTTGGGCTTTGAGACAGAGCTTGTCGGCTTTGCAGTCTCTCTGCATAGTATTGTGAATTCCTCTATGTGCAAAAAGGCTTCTTGAAGAGaccttgcttgttttttgtgAACTATATGAATGTAagttgtgtcttttttttttcctctcctttctctctccacTCCCTAAATCTCAGTTGACTGGCTTTTCTTCTAGACTTGTACTAGACTGCAAGATTTTGGTAACCATGGGAGGC is a genomic window of Oenanthe melanoleuca isolate GR-GAL-2019-014 chromosome 22, OMel1.0, whole genome shotgun sequence containing:
- the POLB gene encoding DNA polymerase beta isoform X2; translation: MSKRKAPQESPNEGITDFLTELANYERNVNRAIHKYNAYRKAASVISRYPSKIRSGAEAKKLVGARARVAGRRIWGSRSGDEVPGVPGKPGGQPRFCQRLFPVPEPEFGDRDKDGVGAKIAEKIDEFLSTGKLRKLEKIRQDDTSASINLLTRVTGIGPAAARKFVEEGIKTLEDLRKIEHKLTHHQRIGLKYFEDFEKRIPREEMLQMQEIVLKEIKKLDPNYIATVCGSFRRGAESSGDMDVLLTHPSFTSESSKQINCLKAELDLPFPTKGNLMVSVSCQIKKMEQPIRIGELISGTRVKTPPNPHPWLTCLLQSRRLHQFLHSDLYFHVQKTAFTRSLMPLQSGSPWTTANYYNRLLAIMLCFKSWYSIQI
- the POLB gene encoding DNA polymerase beta isoform X1 → MSKRKAPQESPNEGITDFLTELANYERNVNRAIHKYNAYRKAASVISRYPSKIRSGAEAKKLVGARARVAGRRIWGSRSGDEVPGVPGKPGGQPRFCQRLFPVPEPEFGDRDKDGVGAKIAEKIDEFLSTGKLRKLEKIRQDDTSASINLLTRVTGIGPAAARKFVEEGIKTLEDLRKIEHKLTHHQRIGLKYFEDFEKRIPREEMLQMQEIVLKEIKKLDPNYIATVCGSFRRGAESSGDMDVLLTHPSFTSESSKQSKLLRQVVEQLEKVHFVTDMLSKGDTKFMGVCQLPDKEDGTAYPHRRIDIRLIPKDQYYCGVLYFTGSDIFNKNMRAHALEMGFTINEYTIRRLGVTGVAGEALPVECEKDIFDYIQWKYREPKDRSE
- the POLB gene encoding DNA polymerase beta isoform X3, which gives rise to MSKRKAPQESPNEGITDFLTELANYERNVNRAIHKYNAYRKAASVISRYPSKIRSGAEAKKLVGARARVAGRRIWGSRSGDEVPGVPGKPGGQPRFCQRLFPVPEPEFGDRDKDGVGAKIAEKIDEFLSTGKLRKLEKIRQDDTSASINLLTRVTGIGPAAARKFVEEGIKTLEDLRKIEHKLTHHQRIGLKYFEDFEKRIPREEMLQMQEIVLKEIKKLDPNYIATVCGSFRRGAESSGDMDVLLTHPSFTSESSKQGVCQLPDKEDGTAYPHRRIDIRLIPKDQYYCGVLYFTGSDIFNKNMRAHALEMGFTINEYTIRRLGVTGVAGEALPVECEKDIFDYIQWKYREPKDRSE
- the POLB gene encoding DNA polymerase beta isoform X5 is translated as MSKRKAPQESPNEGITDFLTELANYERNVNRAIHKYNAYRKAASVISRYPSKIRSGAEAKKLVGARARVAGRRIWGSRSGDEVPGVPGKPGGQPRFCQRLFPVPEPEFGDRDKDGVGAKIAEKIDEFLSTGKLRKLEKIRQDDTSASINLLTRVTGIGPAAARKFVEEGIKTLEDLRKIEHKLTHHQRIGLKYFEDFEKRIPREEMLQMQEIVLKEIKKLDPNYIATVCGSFRRGAESSGDMDVLLTHPSFTSESSKQINCLKAELDLPFPTKGNLMVSVSCQIKKMEQPIRIGELISGLSQKISITVVCCISQEVIYSIRT
- the POLB gene encoding DNA polymerase beta isoform X6, which codes for MSKRKAPQESPNEGITDFLTELANYERNVNRAIHKYNAYRKAASVISRYPSKIRSGAEAKKLDGVGAKIAEKIDEFLSTGKLRKLEKIRQDDTSASINLLTRVTGIGPAAARKFVEEGIKTLEDLRKIEHKLTHHQRIGLKYFEDFEKRIPREEMLQMQEIVLKEIKKLDPNYIATVCGSFRRGAESSGDMDVLLTHPSFTSESSKQGVCQLPDKEDGTAYPHRRIDIRLIPKDQYYCGVLYFTGSDIFNKNMRAHALEMGFTINEYTIRRLGVTGVAGEALPVECEKDIFDYIQWKYREPKDRSE
- the POLB gene encoding DNA polymerase beta isoform X4, encoding MSKRKAPQESPNEGITDFLTELANYERNVNRAIHKYNAYRKAASVISRYPSKIRSGAEAKKLDGVGAKIAEKIDEFLSTGKLRKLEKIRQDDTSASINLLTRVTGIGPAAARKFVEEGIKTLEDLRKIEHKLTHHQRIGLKYFEDFEKRIPREEMLQMQEIVLKEIKKLDPNYIATVCGSFRRGAESSGDMDVLLTHPSFTSESSKQSKLLRQVVEQLEKVHFVTDMLSKGDTKFMGVCQLPDKEDGTAYPHRRIDIRLIPKDQYYCGVLYFTGSDIFNKNMRAHALEMGFTINEYTIRRLGVTGVAGEALPVECEKDIFDYIQWKYREPKDRSE